One bacterium genomic window carries:
- a CDS encoding ABC transporter substrate-binding protein: MNEKRRPSLLRASIFFAVLCAMLAPAFAAMGAEVDVDQMRSKKQYYNAGTPTRAIQELDDMLDDFKVAPKGGSLTAEDEEHNLKIKQNIIHGTFDIRELSKQSLASHWKERTVQEQDQFVQILTDLLEEKALFSKEQSAAKSKSGGKYYVVYNGHKFYNPEQTRAFVRTKVVVPSERVDIALNYRLTKKGDQWKIYDVIVDEASLVDNYRFQFDSIIKKHGYQDLVRRMNEKLSDIRSKRKS, from the coding sequence ATGAATGAAAAAAGACGGCCCTCTCTTCTCAGGGCGTCCATCTTCTTCGCGGTCCTCTGCGCGATGCTCGCGCCTGCCTTTGCAGCGATGGGCGCGGAGGTGGACGTAGACCAGATGCGCAGCAAAAAGCAGTATTATAACGCAGGCACGCCGACCAGGGCGATACAGGAACTCGACGACATGCTCGACGATTTCAAGGTCGCGCCAAAGGGCGGCTCTCTCACGGCGGAGGATGAGGAGCACAACCTCAAGATCAAACAAAATATAATACACGGGACGTTCGACATCCGCGAGCTTTCGAAGCAGTCGCTGGCCTCTCACTGGAAAGAGCGCACGGTCCAGGAGCAGGATCAGTTCGTGCAGATACTGACGGACCTGCTGGAGGAGAAGGCTTTGTTCTCGAAGGAGCAGTCGGCTGCGAAGAGCAAGAGCGGGGGAAAATACTACGTGGTCTACAACGGCCACAAATTCTACAACCCCGAGCAGACGCGCGCCTTCGTGCGCACCAAGGTCGTGGTGCCGTCGGAGAGGGTGGATATCGCGCTCAACTACAGGCTTACGAAGAAGGGCGATCAATGGAAGATCTACGACGTGATCGTCGATGAGGCGAGTCTCGTGGACAACTACCGATTCCAGTTCGACTCCATAATCAAGAAGCACGGGTACCAGGATCTCGTGAGGCGCATGAACGAGAAACTTTCCGATATACGCTCCAAGAGAAAGTCCTAG
- a CDS encoding TolC family protein, which yields MSWRPQISCSRLIALCATALILAISAQAAGQSADPSRPANIEEEYGLDPVAGRDWPGKVKLGLADCIRIALTRNMRLRAAGEDIEAARGQRAEAAAAFWPVMEYKYRMAPVPTDVDNAFNAFFDGQLTFFNSIHVGIGVPVSTFGQLVLAKRIADGGIEAARIRRAQTESDVVYQVKQIYYGVQLAQETIGLLEDAIGKIDKRIKDEESRQAWGEDEDWEGSADAEGKKGEGDKAKGENDIGDLPGIDPYDMAQLKVFKLELEKRLEEATHNQELAYEGMLIHLDLEPDTKIVLDSLSLTPEPAKLDRADEFVDAGMTAQPEVKLMDLGVETKHKLYKLEKRKVLPTAGVGFFVDVGRTTGEIRGLQLTDDFNDPFNFTRAGLGFELKGTIDFHGSYAKIKKARAEYHKAMYERMIARRAISVDAHKAYLEAKRAQENLKRAKRGESLAEQMMFLSKVNTDIGLGDNEKYTDSLKAMLLARGVYYKSVFDYNMALASLEKRVGRDRFREVVPEAAVVLDDMQSGEGGGFTTTDNYYYGKEEDTYGRDNVDGGTSMGDVDE from the coding sequence GCCATATCGGCCCAGGCGGCGGGGCAGTCGGCCGATCCATCCAGGCCCGCGAACATCGAGGAGGAGTACGGGCTCGACCCTGTCGCGGGAAGGGATTGGCCCGGAAAAGTGAAGCTCGGGCTTGCCGATTGCATCAGGATCGCCCTGACCAGAAACATGAGGCTTCGGGCTGCCGGCGAGGACATCGAGGCGGCGAGGGGACAGAGGGCCGAGGCCGCGGCGGCCTTCTGGCCGGTGATGGAGTATAAGTACAGGATGGCGCCTGTCCCCACGGACGTGGACAACGCCTTCAACGCGTTTTTCGACGGGCAGCTCACGTTCTTCAACAGCATTCACGTCGGAATAGGTGTTCCGGTCTCGACATTCGGCCAGCTTGTGCTCGCCAAGAGGATCGCCGACGGTGGCATAGAGGCGGCCAGGATACGCAGGGCCCAGACCGAGTCCGACGTGGTCTACCAGGTGAAGCAGATCTATTACGGTGTGCAGCTCGCGCAGGAGACGATAGGCCTGCTCGAGGATGCGATAGGCAAGATCGACAAGAGGATAAAAGACGAGGAGTCGAGGCAGGCCTGGGGTGAGGACGAAGACTGGGAGGGCTCCGCGGATGCTGAGGGCAAAAAGGGGGAGGGCGACAAGGCCAAGGGCGAGAACGATATCGGGGATCTGCCCGGCATCGATCCCTACGACATGGCGCAGCTGAAGGTCTTCAAGCTCGAGCTCGAGAAGCGCCTCGAAGAGGCCACCCATAATCAGGAACTTGCCTACGAGGGGATGCTCATACATCTCGACCTCGAGCCCGACACGAAGATCGTCCTCGATAGCCTCTCGCTCACGCCTGAGCCGGCGAAACTCGACAGGGCGGATGAGTTCGTGGACGCGGGGATGACCGCTCAACCCGAAGTCAAACTCATGGACCTGGGTGTCGAGACCAAACACAAGCTGTACAAGCTCGAGAAGAGAAAGGTCCTCCCCACGGCCGGGGTCGGCTTCTTCGTGGACGTAGGCCGCACCACCGGCGAGATAAGGGGCCTGCAGCTCACCGACGACTTCAATGACCCCTTCAATTTCACGAGGGCGGGCCTAGGATTCGAGCTCAAGGGGACGATCGATTTCCACGGGTCCTATGCGAAGATCAAGAAGGCGCGCGCGGAATACCACAAGGCGATGTACGAGCGCATGATCGCGCGCAGGGCGATATCGGTCGATGCGCACAAGGCCTATTTGGAAGCGAAGCGCGCGCAGGAGAACTTGAAGCGCGCGAAGAGGGGCGAGTCGCTGGCCGAGCAGATGATGTTCCTCTCCAAGGTGAACACCGACATAGGCCTTGGCGACAACGAGAAATACACGGACTCGCTCAAGGCCATGCTGCTGGCGAGGGGCGTCTATTACAAGTCGGTCTTCGACTACAACATGGCGCTGGCCTCCCTGGAGAAGAGGGTCGGCCGCGACAGGTTCAGGGAAGTGGTTCCGGAGGCGGCGGTCGTATTGGACGACATGCAGAGCGGCGAGGGCGGCGGTTTCACGACGACGGACAATTATTATTACGGCAAGGAGGAAGACACGTATGGCAGGGACAATGTGGACGGCGGCACCTCGATGGGTGATGTCGATGAATGA